The following are encoded in a window of Bradyrhizobium sp. WBOS07 genomic DNA:
- a CDS encoding tripartite tricarboxylate transporter permease: protein MDTLLNVAHGFGVALLPINLLYCFIGVFIGTLVGVLPGIGPISAMSLLLPVTLSGTPESGIIMMAGIYYGSMYGGSTTSILVNIPGEAASVVTCIDGHQMAKQGRAGPALGIAAFGSFAAGTFALVALMLVAPKLASIAIAFGPAEYFSLMVLGLVVLTFLTQGSMPKALLMACTGVVLGLVGLDSITAQPRLTFGRMELIDGIGLVPVVMGLFGVAEVLLNTEQAIKRDIISTKITHLLPNKEDWKASAGPIGRGTILGFFLGILPGGGAVVSSFASYALEKRLSKTPGRFGQGAIEGVAGPEAANNAAAGGAFIPLMTLGIPPNVVMALLLGAFVIHGLQPGPLLITQNPGLFWGIVASMYIGNVMLLILNLPMIGMWVQLLKLPYNILFPLIILFTILGVYCSSNNVFDVYVMIAFGIIGYFMRKLGYEPAPLVLAFVLGPMMENNLRKSLILSQGDLWTFVQRPISGVCLAFAMVLLIAPLLPSLRKKRELVALDEGA from the coding sequence ATGGATACGCTTCTCAACGTCGCCCACGGATTCGGCGTCGCGCTGCTGCCGATCAATTTGCTCTATTGTTTCATTGGCGTCTTCATCGGCACGCTGGTCGGCGTGCTGCCGGGCATCGGGCCGATCTCGGCGATGTCGCTGTTGCTGCCCGTGACGCTGTCGGGCACGCCCGAATCCGGCATCATCATGATGGCCGGCATCTATTACGGCTCGATGTATGGCGGCTCGACCACCTCGATCCTGGTCAACATCCCCGGCGAAGCAGCCTCCGTCGTCACCTGCATCGACGGCCACCAGATGGCGAAACAGGGCCGCGCGGGCCCGGCGCTCGGCATCGCCGCGTTCGGCTCCTTCGCCGCCGGCACGTTTGCGCTGGTCGCCTTGATGCTGGTGGCACCGAAGCTTGCCAGCATTGCCATCGCCTTCGGCCCGGCCGAGTATTTCAGCCTGATGGTGCTCGGCCTCGTTGTGCTCACCTTCCTGACGCAGGGATCGATGCCGAAGGCGCTGCTGATGGCGTGCACCGGCGTCGTGCTCGGGCTGGTCGGGCTCGACAGCATCACCGCGCAGCCGCGGCTAACCTTCGGCCGCATGGAGCTGATCGACGGCATCGGCCTCGTCCCCGTCGTGATGGGCCTGTTCGGCGTTGCGGAGGTGCTCCTCAACACCGAGCAGGCCATCAAGCGTGACATCATCAGCACCAAGATCACTCATCTCCTGCCCAACAAAGAGGACTGGAAGGCGAGCGCGGGTCCGATCGGCCGCGGCACGATCCTCGGCTTTTTCCTCGGCATCCTGCCGGGCGGCGGCGCGGTGGTGTCGTCATTCGCCTCCTACGCGCTGGAGAAGCGACTGTCGAAGACGCCCGGGCGTTTCGGCCAAGGAGCGATCGAAGGCGTCGCGGGGCCGGAAGCGGCGAACAACGCCGCGGCGGGCGGCGCCTTCATTCCGCTGATGACGCTCGGCATCCCGCCGAACGTGGTGATGGCGCTGCTGCTCGGGGCCTTCGTCATTCACGGCCTGCAGCCGGGACCGCTGCTGATCACGCAAAACCCCGGCCTGTTCTGGGGCATCGTCGCCAGCATGTATATCGGCAACGTCATGCTGCTGATCCTGAACCTGCCGATGATCGGCATGTGGGTGCAGCTGCTCAAGCTGCCCTACAACATCCTGTTTCCGCTGATCATCCTGTTCACGATCCTCGGCGTCTACTGCTCCAGCAACAACGTGTTCGACGTCTATGTGATGATCGCGTTCGGGATCATCGGCTATTTCATGCGCAAGCTCGGCTACGAGCCGGCACCGCTGGTGCTGGCCTTCGTGCTCGGACCGATGATGGAGAACAATCTTCGCAAGTCGCTGATCCTGTCGCAGGGCGACCTGTGGACCTTCGTGCAGCGGCCGATCTCGGGCGTCTGCCTTGCGTTCGCAATGGTGCTGCTGATCGCGCCGCTGTTGCCGTCGCTGCGCAAGAAGCGCGAACTGGTGGCCCTGGACGAGGGGGCGTGA
- a CDS encoding tripartite tricarboxylate transporter TctB family protein, whose translation MNNPTNVKLRLNNSELWGGLIGLALGGFVIWSGMKLKLGTINDPGSGYVLFYTGILMCVFAGAIIVSAVTDGGPTLASRWENARWSKPLLLIGCLVAFSVALEPLGFLLSSIPLMLLLLRLIDPVRWILAIPVAVLAPMGMWWVLKRLLLIQLPSGIFGIG comes from the coding sequence ATGAACAATCCAACCAACGTCAAGCTCCGCCTTAACAATTCCGAGCTCTGGGGCGGGCTGATCGGGCTCGCGCTCGGCGGCTTCGTGATCTGGTCGGGCATGAAGCTCAAGCTCGGCACCATCAACGATCCCGGCTCCGGCTACGTGCTGTTCTACACCGGCATCCTGATGTGCGTGTTCGCAGGCGCCATCATCGTCTCCGCGGTCACCGACGGCGGCCCGACGCTGGCCTCGCGCTGGGAGAACGCGCGCTGGAGCAAGCCGCTCCTGCTGATCGGCTGCTTGGTGGCATTCTCCGTTGCACTGGAGCCGCTCGGCTTCCTGCTGTCGTCGATCCCCTTGATGCTGCTGTTGTTGCGGCTGATCGATCCCGTGCGCTGGATACTGGCGATTCCGGTCGCCGTGCTGGCGCCCATGGGCATGTGGTGGGTGCTCAAGCGGCTGCTGCTGATCCAGTTGCCCTCTGGCATTTTCGGGATCGGCTGA
- a CDS encoding tripartite tricarboxylate transporter substrate binding protein: protein MSGYGLRAAAFAAMHVVMGALAATSASAQDYPTKPITLIVPWPAGGSTDISMRAIADSASKVLGQPIVIDNKAGGGGTVGPATMAAAAKPDGYTISQIPITVFRLPLMQEVSWDPAKDFSYIVHLTGYTFGVTTSAESQFKSWKDVVEFAKANPGKVTYATPGAGTSLHIGMEQIAGMAGIKLTQVPFKGGAETNAAVLGQHTMLQADSTGWRPLVDAGKLRLLMVWTGARSPNYPDVPTLKELGYPMVYDSPFGIAGPKGMDLKIVAKLHDAFKKALEDPAVIATLAKYDMVPNYKNTEDYKKFVVEVTESERKVIDKLGLAKK, encoded by the coding sequence ATGTCGGGGTATGGGCTGAGGGCGGCTGCATTTGCCGCTATGCATGTCGTCATGGGTGCGTTGGCCGCAACCAGCGCTAGCGCGCAGGATTATCCGACCAAACCGATCACGCTGATCGTGCCGTGGCCGGCCGGCGGATCGACCGATATCTCGATGCGCGCAATCGCCGACAGCGCCTCGAAGGTGCTGGGGCAGCCGATCGTGATCGACAACAAGGCCGGCGGCGGCGGCACGGTCGGTCCCGCGACCATGGCAGCGGCTGCGAAGCCGGACGGCTACACCATCTCGCAGATCCCGATCACGGTCTTCCGCCTGCCCTTGATGCAGGAGGTGTCGTGGGATCCGGCCAAGGACTTCAGCTACATCGTCCATCTCACCGGCTACACCTTCGGTGTGACCACCAGCGCAGAGTCGCAGTTCAAGAGCTGGAAGGACGTGGTGGAGTTCGCGAAGGCGAATCCGGGCAAGGTCACCTATGCCACACCGGGCGCCGGCACCTCGCTGCATATCGGCATGGAGCAGATCGCGGGAATGGCCGGCATCAAGCTGACGCAGGTGCCGTTCAAGGGAGGTGCAGAGACCAATGCCGCCGTGCTCGGTCAGCATACCATGCTTCAGGCTGATTCCACGGGATGGCGACCGCTGGTCGATGCCGGCAAGCTCCGACTCCTGATGGTGTGGACCGGCGCCCGCTCGCCGAATTACCCTGATGTGCCGACACTGAAGGAACTCGGCTACCCCATGGTCTATGATTCCCCGTTCGGCATCGCCGGGCCGAAGGGGATGGATCTCAAGATCGTCGCCAAGTTGCACGATGCCTTCAAGAAGGCGCTCGAGGACCCCGCGGTGATCGCGACGCTCGCCAAATACGACATGGTGCCGAACTACAAGAACACCGAGGATTACAAGAAGTTCGTGGTCGAGGTCACCGAGTCCGAGCGCAAGGTGATCGACAAGCTCGGGCTTGCGAAGAAGTAG
- a CDS encoding PAS-domain containing protein produces the protein MTSTCDNELGARREQGPEALVALSQLALDHMEQGVCVYDADNRVVLVNQRYLSLFDMSADVVRVGTSYREVLAHSAERGNFPPSELDTLYSARIARIAAGKPFRTEQRLATGFVMSLELKPLPGGGWMTICDDVTRLARLEAELRVQTERSQHALANMSHGLIMYDADSRVVVCNERFLNLYNLDPGVVKPGVSHRTVLDHWVSRGNLSGMPADDFHDSRLEDVRLRRTKSLLVMRYDGRMVQTISRFLPDGGWVTVHEDVTERLQYEETLRQQNVMLDAALENMAHGLAFYDSDMRLRICNTTYRKLYRLSPEQTRPGTHLAELIERSMANGAFSSEYSPQQILEDARTRIASRDSSPMRRRMSNDTVVSVRYCALAEGGFVATYEDITEREHAIGELSEQYRRFDAALNNMSQGLCMLDANLRVIVCNRRYIEMFGLSPDVVKPGVSMREIMEHSCELGLHPDMTGARLYADYVERLREGEHTLHRHLNDGRIIKLNHKRMEQGGWVVTYEDVTERHKAQARVAHMARHDSLTDLPNRLLFREKMSEGLNQVAIAGGAMAVLCFDLDNFKTVNDRLGHAAGDRLLRWVAARLKENVGEHDTVARLGGDEFAVLQRGPQPQSAEKLARRLVEVIGRPPPLENQSIHVGASVGIAIAPDHGLDADELMKCADLALYQAKAKGRGAYQLFEPEMEEEARSRHALEQDLRGALEAREFHLVFQPQMRLDSSELTGFEALLRWKHPSRGLVSPAEFIPIAEENGLIVPIGEWVLRSACATAASWPDVSVAVNLSPVQFRSRGLVAMVTSALAEAGLPPQRLELEVTETALLDDSEATIEILHQLRALGVRVSLDDFGVGYSSLSYLRKFPFDRIKIDRSFVGTLGESPESVAIVRTIASLGSVLGVETTAEGVETEEQLDFVRECGCTAVQGYYFGKPCLASEVGRTIETLNTVRKVA, from the coding sequence GGCCCTGGTCGCGCTGAGCCAGCTTGCGCTCGACCACATGGAGCAGGGCGTCTGCGTCTACGACGCGGACAACCGCGTCGTGCTGGTCAACCAGCGTTACCTCTCCCTGTTCGATATGTCGGCCGACGTCGTGCGGGTGGGTACGAGCTACCGCGAGGTGCTCGCGCACAGCGCCGAGCGCGGCAACTTCCCGCCAAGCGAGCTCGACACGCTCTACTCGGCGCGGATCGCACGGATCGCGGCGGGAAAGCCGTTCCGGACCGAACAGCGGCTCGCGACCGGCTTCGTCATGTCGCTCGAGTTGAAGCCGCTTCCCGGCGGCGGCTGGATGACGATCTGCGACGATGTCACCCGCCTCGCCCGGCTCGAAGCAGAATTGCGCGTGCAGACCGAGCGCAGCCAGCACGCCCTCGCCAACATGTCGCACGGCCTGATCATGTACGACGCCGACAGCCGCGTCGTCGTCTGCAACGAGCGTTTCCTGAACCTCTACAACCTCGATCCCGGGGTCGTGAAGCCGGGGGTCTCCCATCGTACGGTGCTCGACCATTGGGTGTCGCGCGGCAATTTGTCGGGCATGCCGGCCGACGATTTCCACGATTCCAGATTGGAGGACGTGCGTCTCAGACGGACGAAATCGCTGCTCGTGATGCGTTACGACGGCCGCATGGTGCAGACGATCTCCCGCTTCCTGCCCGACGGTGGCTGGGTGACCGTGCACGAGGACGTCACGGAGCGGCTGCAATACGAGGAAACACTGCGGCAACAGAACGTCATGCTCGATGCGGCGCTGGAGAACATGGCGCACGGGCTCGCTTTCTACGACAGCGACATGCGGCTTCGGATCTGCAACACCACCTACCGCAAGCTCTACCGATTATCGCCGGAGCAAACCAGGCCCGGCACGCATCTGGCCGAGCTGATCGAGCGTTCGATGGCGAACGGCGCGTTCTCGTCCGAGTACAGCCCCCAGCAGATCCTGGAAGACGCCCGCACGCGGATCGCGAGCCGCGATTCCTCGCCGATGCGTCGGCGCATGTCGAACGACACCGTGGTCTCGGTACGCTATTGCGCCCTGGCCGAGGGCGGGTTCGTCGCCACCTATGAGGATATCACCGAGCGGGAACATGCGATCGGGGAGCTGAGCGAGCAGTACCGCCGCTTCGACGCGGCGCTCAACAACATGAGCCAGGGCCTGTGCATGCTCGATGCGAACCTGCGCGTGATCGTCTGCAATCGCCGCTATATCGAGATGTTCGGCCTGTCGCCTGACGTCGTGAAGCCGGGCGTCTCGATGCGCGAGATCATGGAACACAGCTGCGAGCTGGGCCTCCATCCTGACATGACGGGAGCCAGGCTTTATGCCGATTACGTCGAACGGCTGCGCGAAGGCGAGCACACGCTGCACCGGCATTTGAACGACGGCCGCATCATCAAGCTCAACCACAAGCGCATGGAGCAAGGCGGCTGGGTCGTCACCTATGAGGACGTCACCGAGCGTCACAAGGCCCAGGCCCGCGTGGCGCACATGGCGCGGCACGATTCCCTCACCGACCTGCCCAATCGCCTGCTGTTCCGCGAGAAGATGAGCGAGGGGCTGAACCAGGTCGCGATCGCCGGCGGCGCGATGGCGGTGCTGTGCTTCGACCTCGACAATTTCAAGACCGTTAACGACCGCCTCGGCCACGCCGCGGGCGACCGCCTGCTGCGCTGGGTCGCGGCGCGCCTCAAGGAGAATGTCGGCGAGCACGACACCGTCGCACGTCTCGGCGGCGACGAATTCGCCGTCCTGCAGCGCGGACCGCAGCCGCAATCGGCGGAGAAGCTCGCCAGACGCCTGGTCGAGGTCATCGGCCGCCCGCCGCCGCTGGAGAACCAGTCGATCCATGTCGGCGCCTCCGTCGGCATCGCGATCGCGCCCGACCACGGGCTCGATGCGGACGAGCTGATGAAGTGCGCCGACCTCGCGCTCTACCAGGCCAAGGCCAAGGGGCGCGGCGCCTATCAGCTGTTCGAGCCCGAGATGGAAGAGGAGGCACGCAGCCGTCACGCGCTGGAGCAGGATCTGCGCGGTGCGCTGGAGGCCCGCGAATTCCACCTGGTGTTCCAGCCGCAGATGCGGCTCGATTCGTCGGAGCTCACCGGCTTCGAGGCACTGCTGCGCTGGAAACATCCCTCGCGCGGTCTGGTCTCGCCGGCCGAATTCATTCCGATCGCGGAAGAGAACGGGCTGATCGTTCCGATCGGCGAATGGGTGCTGCGCAGCGCCTGTGCGACTGCCGCGTCCTGGCCCGACGTCAGCGTCGCGGTGAACCTGTCGCCGGTGCAGTTTCGCTCGCGCGGATTGGTGGCAATGGTCACGAGCGCGCTCGCTGAAGCCGGCCTGCCGCCGCAGCGGCTCGAGCTCGAAGTCACCGAAACGGCCCTGCTCGACGATAGCGAAGCGACGATCGAGATCCTGCACCAGCTTCGGGCGCTGGGAGTGCGCGTCAGCCTCGACGATTTCGGCGTCGGCTATTCCTCGCTGAGCTACTTACGCAAGTTTCCGTTCGACCGCATCAAGATCGACCGCTCCTTCGTCGGCACGCTCGGCGAGAGCCCGGAGAGTGTTGCCATCGTCCGCACCATCGCAAGCCTCGGCTCCGTGCTCGGCGTCGAGACGACGGCCGAGGGTGTGGAGACCGAGGAGCAGCTCGATTTCGTCCGCGAATGCGGCTGCACCGCGGTGCAGGGCTATTATTTCGGCAAGCCGTGCCTCGCATCGGAGGTCGGCCGCACCATCGAGACGCTGAACACGGTCCGAAAGGTCGCCTGA